One genomic window of Bartonella sp. HY038 includes the following:
- a CDS encoding DUF4139 domain-containing protein encodes MKKAAWLFLNSLIFCFTSITQSFAQDQNAQVSTSDAGKDIAITIYNEDLALVREVRDLDLQKGVNHFALRDVSGMIKPETAIMTTKDNAKLYVIEQNFNFDLLTPDALTAKYVGKEVTIVRLNQDGSENSEKAVLLSNNSGLVLKYNDRIEIGLSKDARIKFDALPQNLRDRPTLVTDIMSEETGNKEVNIAYLSGGFSWKADYVAELNKDENRISLKGWVTLQNNSGTSYKDAKLQLVAGDVNKVVPLNQSVDGQMEVLMTIAGPSKIEEESLLDYHLYILPHATTLNNNQIKQVALMSADEVPVKKRYISDILKVFDDRKQNFINGDGKPYEVGVYFNLINNKESNLGIPIPKGNVRAFKADSQGNALFIGEDSIKHTANNEKISMKFGNAFDVNLYAKSLEVKKIGTNSNDDSIYEYTNQVIIKNAKREAVEVEIPVFFYGKWKILEENFSHEKQNSEIGLWKIKVQPESNEKLIYKVRIR; translated from the coding sequence ATGAAAAAAGCAGCTTGGCTGTTTTTGAACAGTTTAATCTTTTGCTTTACCTCAATTACTCAATCTTTTGCGCAAGACCAAAACGCGCAAGTAAGTACCAGTGATGCTGGCAAAGATATTGCCATTACTATTTACAATGAAGATTTGGCACTGGTGCGTGAGGTTCGCGATCTTGATTTGCAAAAGGGCGTTAATCATTTTGCATTGCGTGATGTCTCCGGCATGATTAAGCCTGAAACGGCGATTATGACCACTAAGGACAATGCTAAGCTTTATGTAATTGAACAAAATTTTAATTTTGACCTTTTAACGCCAGACGCTTTAACTGCAAAATATGTAGGTAAGGAAGTTACCATTGTTAGGCTCAACCAAGACGGCAGTGAAAATTCAGAAAAAGCAGTCCTTCTTTCCAATAATTCCGGCCTTGTTTTAAAATATAATGACCGAATTGAAATTGGTTTGTCAAAAGATGCACGAATAAAATTTGATGCTTTGCCGCAAAATCTTCGCGACCGCCCAACACTGGTCACTGATATTATGAGTGAAGAAACAGGCAATAAAGAAGTTAACATTGCCTATCTTTCAGGTGGCTTTAGCTGGAAAGCCGACTATGTTGCTGAACTTAACAAAGATGAAAATAGAATTTCCTTAAAAGGTTGGGTAACACTCCAAAATAATAGTGGCACATCTTATAAGGACGCGAAATTACAGCTGGTTGCAGGTGATGTTAATAAAGTTGTACCTTTAAACCAAAGCGTTGATGGACAAATGGAGGTTCTGATGACGATAGCCGGTCCATCAAAAATTGAAGAGGAGTCACTGCTGGATTACCATCTTTATATTTTGCCTCATGCCACGACATTAAATAATAACCAAATCAAACAAGTAGCCTTGATGAGCGCTGATGAAGTGCCAGTTAAAAAACGCTACATTTCTGATATTCTCAAGGTTTTTGATGATAGAAAGCAAAACTTTATTAATGGTGACGGAAAACCATATGAAGTTGGTGTTTATTTCAATTTAATTAATAACAAAGAGTCAAATTTAGGCATACCTATACCTAAAGGTAATGTACGTGCCTTTAAGGCCGATAGTCAAGGAAATGCGTTATTCATCGGTGAGGATAGCATCAAACATACCGCAAATAATGAAAAAATATCTATGAAATTTGGTAATGCATTCGATGTTAATCTTTATGCTAAATCACTGGAGGTTAAAAAAATAGGTACGAACTCAAATGATGATTCAATTTATGAATATACCAATCAAGTTATTATAAAGAATGCAAAAAGAGAAGCTGTAGAGGTTGAAATACCAGTCTTTTTCTATGGTAAGTGGAAGATATTAGAAGAAAATTTTTCTCATGAAAAGCAGAATTCAGAAATTGGCTTATGGAAAATAAAGGTTCAGCCAGAAAGCAACGAAAAACTTATTTATAAAGTCCGTATTCGCTAA
- a CDS encoding MFS transporter: MIRILPLVLAVALFMENMDANVISTSLPAIARDLDTSPIALKLALTSYLVSLAIFIPVSGWMADRFTARHIFRIAMAVFIFGSILCAISNSLTGFVCARFLQGIGGAMMSPVGRVLLIRSTPKADLINALAWLTMPALIGPLVGPPLGGFITTYFSWHWIFLINVPIGFLGMFFATLYLPRDEVPILRPLDWPGFFLSGIGLAGIIFGLSMVSLPALPMWLAFVTILIGLITSYFYLRHAKTAKHPLLDLSLFKDPIFRKSIKGGSFFRIGLGASPFLLPMMLQIAFGLSPLQSGLITFVGAIGALGMKLGATSTYRRFGFRKVLMFGSLFSAATIAINGLFTPQTPYLLMLGILLVGGFLRSLIFSGVNSLSYADIAQDKVSQAAPIASVAQQSSVALGVAIAGTVLEVRLSMHDGGLGLTDFHIAFFIVAAISAISFFIFRTLPKDAGHALAEKKAKLIRSEK; encoded by the coding sequence GTGATCCGTATTTTGCCACTTGTACTAGCAGTCGCTTTATTCATGGAAAATATGGACGCCAATGTCATATCTACCTCCTTGCCAGCGATTGCTCGTGATTTAGATACCAGCCCAATTGCATTAAAATTGGCGCTTACCTCTTATCTTGTGTCGCTTGCTATTTTTATTCCGGTAAGTGGCTGGATGGCAGATCGCTTTACCGCACGCCATATTTTTCGTATTGCTATGGCGGTTTTTATTTTTGGCTCAATCTTGTGTGCAATATCCAATTCCCTCACCGGTTTTGTTTGTGCGCGTTTTTTGCAAGGCATTGGCGGTGCCATGATGTCACCTGTTGGCCGCGTCCTCCTTATTCGCTCTACGCCCAAAGCTGATCTTATCAATGCGCTTGCTTGGCTTACCATGCCAGCGCTTATTGGACCCTTAGTTGGCCCGCCGCTTGGCGGTTTCATTACCACCTATTTTTCATGGCATTGGATCTTTCTAATCAATGTGCCCATTGGATTTTTAGGCATGTTTTTTGCAACGCTTTATTTGCCACGCGATGAAGTGCCGATATTGCGTCCACTTGATTGGCCAGGCTTTTTCCTTTCAGGTATTGGTCTTGCTGGTATAATTTTTGGTCTTTCTATGGTCAGTTTGCCGGCATTGCCAATGTGGTTGGCTTTTGTGACAATTTTGATTGGGCTTATTACGTCCTATTTTTATTTGCGCCATGCAAAAACTGCCAAGCATCCTTTGCTGGATTTGAGCCTTTTTAAAGATCCCATTTTTCGCAAATCGATCAAGGGGGGCAGTTTTTTCCGCATTGGGCTTGGTGCTTCGCCATTTTTATTGCCGATGATGCTACAAATTGCCTTTGGTCTTTCGCCTTTGCAATCGGGGCTTATTACCTTTGTTGGCGCAATTGGTGCGCTCGGTATGAAACTTGGTGCAACAAGTACCTATCGGCGCTTTGGCTTTCGCAAGGTCTTAATGTTTGGCTCTCTATTTTCAGCCGCAACAATAGCAATTAATGGGCTTTTTACACCACAAACACCATATTTGTTGATGCTTGGAATTTTGCTTGTCGGTGGCTTTTTGAGATCATTAATTTTTTCAGGGGTCAATTCATTGTCCTATGCCGATATTGCCCAAGATAAGGTTAGCCAAGCCGCACCTATTGCATCTGTTGCGCAGCAATCATCGGTGGCTCTTGGTGTTGCTATTGCAGGTACCGTTCTTGAGGTGAGGCTTTCCATGCATGATGGTGGTTTAGGATTAACGGATTTTCATATCGCGTTCTTTATTGTCGCAGCAATTAGCGCAATTTCTTTCTTTATCTTCCGCACATTACCTAAGGACGCAGGACATGCTTTGGCGGAAAAGAAAGCAAAACTCATTAGAAGTGAAAAATAA
- a CDS encoding DUF4139 domain-containing protein gives MKKANMLLASCATLLIAGIAQSSAQTSAEKVSSGDARKEVAVTIYNENLALVREVRDLDLQKGVNHFALRDVSGMIKPETAIMTTKDNAKLYVIEQNFNFDLLTPEALTEKYVGKEVTIVSRNQDGSENSEKATILSNNSGLVLKYSDRIEIGLPKDARIKFDALPQNLRDRPTLVTDIMSDEEGAKEVNIAYLSGGFSWKADYVAELNKDENRISLKGWVTLQNNSGTSFKDAKLQLVAGEINRARGYVRAEIRGGDDVQARSSPFKEEMAEESFLDYHLYSLPQPTTLNNNQIKQVALMGADNVPVEKRYIAAATSSSFSTYNSDEEGQALTVGVYFNFVNDKESNLGVPLPEGVLRAYKPDSKGNVLFIGEDSIAHTADKETVRVKFGNAFDVKVYGKTLEHKKVGLSLNSNPIYEITNELTVKNAKDEPVVVEIPANFYSNWEVLQENIPHEKRSAYSAVWRVKVDPKSSSVLTYKVRTSN, from the coding sequence ATGAAAAAGGCTAATATGCTACTTGCAAGCTGTGCAACTTTGCTCATTGCAGGCATTGCCCAATCTTCGGCTCAAACAAGCGCTGAAAAAGTAAGTTCGGGCGATGCGCGTAAAGAAGTTGCAGTTACCATTTATAATGAAAATTTGGCATTGGTGCGTGAAGTGCGCGACCTTGATTTACAAAAAGGCGTTAATCATTTTGCGTTGCGTGATGTTTCTGGCATGATTAAGCCAGAAACTGCCATTATGACCACCAAGGATAATGCTAAGCTTTATGTGATTGAGCAAAATTTCAATTTTGACCTTTTAACACCAGAAGCTTTGACTGAAAAATATGTCGGTAAGGAAGTTACCATTGTTAGTCGCAACCAAGATGGTAGCGAAAATTCAGAAAAAGCCACCATTCTTTCCAATAATTCTGGCCTTGTTTTAAAATATAGTGACCGTATTGAAATTGGTTTGCCAAAGGATGCGCGAATAAAATTTGATGCCTTGCCGCAAAATCTTCGCGATCGTCCAACACTGGTCACTGATATTATGAGTGATGAGGAAGGAGCTAAGGAAGTTAATATCGCCTATCTTTCAGGTGGCTTTAGCTGGAAAGCCGACTATGTTGCTGAACTTAACAAAGATGAAAATAGAATTTCGTTAAAAGGTTGGGTTACCTTACAAAATAATAGTGGCACATCTTTTAAGGATGCCAAATTACAACTGGTTGCAGGTGAAATTAATAGAGCACGTGGCTATGTACGTGCGGAAATTCGTGGGGGAGATGACGTTCAAGCCCGTAGCTCTCCATTTAAGGAGGAAATGGCTGAAGAATCTTTCCTTGATTATCATCTTTATAGTTTACCGCAACCAACTACGCTCAATAATAATCAAATCAAACAAGTGGCCTTGATGGGCGCAGACAATGTGCCGGTCGAAAAGCGCTATATTGCTGCGGCTACAAGCAGTTCCTTTTCTACCTATAACAGCGATGAAGAAGGGCAAGCACTTACCGTTGGTGTCTATTTTAATTTTGTAAATGATAAGGAATCCAATTTAGGCGTGCCTTTACCCGAAGGCGTATTGCGTGCCTATAAGCCTGATAGTAAGGGCAATGTGCTTTTTATCGGTGAAGATAGCATTGCTCACACTGCTGATAAAGAAACCGTGCGGGTGAAATTTGGCAATGCCTTCGATGTTAAGGTTTACGGCAAAACCTTGGAGCATAAAAAGGTTGGCTTGAGTTTAAATTCAAACCCAATTTATGAAATTACAAATGAACTCACGGTTAAAAATGCTAAGGATGAGCCGGTTGTGGTTGAAATTCCAGCAAATTTTTATAGTAATTGGGAAGTGCTGCAAGAGAATATTCCGCATGAAAAGCGCAGTGCCTATTCTGCCGTATGGAGAGTAAAGGTTGACCCTAAGAGCTCGAGTGTACTTACCTATAAGGTACGCACCAGCAATTAG
- a CDS encoding LysR family transcriptional regulator has product MGLLTRMRSFIAVVEAEGFSAAGRKSGRSKALLSKQVRELEDMLGVLLLNRTTRQLSLTEAGQLYYLRAHDIVREIEDLGNSVAEATAIVQGKIKLSAPHPFAASPIGRSLIDFCEANPKINLDIHVEDRFIDLIDEGFDVAIRITRLDDSSLVARKLMDVSSIVCASPALLERHGIPETPEELTNLPCLVDRNNRGFNNWFFTDLNGHEYSIPIHGPIEVNSPFLTRTAAVTGLGLARMPDFVAEEEIKRGNLQEVLADYRLGGIGIYVVYPDRRYLPTRVRLFLDFMAKWFRDYKNAKDVEIIDS; this is encoded by the coding sequence ATGGGCCTATTGACCAGAATGCGTTCTTTCATTGCCGTTGTTGAAGCTGAAGGGTTTTCAGCCGCAGGACGCAAAAGCGGTCGCTCCAAGGCGTTATTGTCAAAACAAGTACGCGAGCTTGAAGATATGCTTGGCGTTTTATTGCTTAACCGTACCACAAGGCAATTATCCTTAACCGAAGCTGGACAATTATATTACCTTCGCGCCCATGATATTGTCCGCGAGATTGAAGATCTTGGCAATAGCGTTGCGGAGGCCACGGCAATCGTCCAAGGTAAGATAAAATTATCGGCGCCACATCCTTTTGCCGCATCACCGATAGGGCGATCATTAATTGATTTTTGCGAAGCAAATCCTAAAATAAATCTTGATATTCACGTTGAAGATCGTTTCATTGATTTGATTGATGAAGGTTTTGATGTTGCCATCCGCATCACACGTCTTGATGATTCCTCGTTAGTTGCGCGTAAATTAATGGATGTTTCGTCGATTGTATGTGCTTCACCTGCCTTACTAGAACGTCATGGCATACCAGAAACGCCAGAAGAGCTCACCAATTTGCCCTGTCTTGTTGATAGAAATAATCGTGGATTTAACAATTGGTTCTTTACCGACCTTAATGGCCATGAATATTCAATCCCCATTCATGGGCCAATAGAAGTTAATAGCCCCTTTTTAACCCGAACAGCAGCGGTTACTGGACTTGGTCTTGCTCGCATGCCAGATTTTGTTGCCGAGGAAGAGATTAAGCGTGGTAATTTGCAAGAGGTGCTTGCTGATTATCGTTTGGGCGGTATCGGCATTTATGTCGTTTATCCCGATAGGCGTTATTTACCCACCCGCGTTCGATTGTTTTTGGATTTTATGGCAAAATGGTTTCGCGATTATAAAAACGCTAAGGATGTCGAAATTATAGACAGCTAG
- a CDS encoding DUF4139 domain-containing protein: protein MKIFTTCLASCATLFIASIAQSSAQTSAEKVSSGDARKEVAVTIYNENLALVREVRDLDLQKGVNHFALRDVSGKIKPETAIMTTKDNAKLYVIEQNFNFDLLTPDALTAKYVGKEVTIVRLNQDGSENSEKAVLLSNNSGLVLKYNDRIEIGLPKDARIKFDTLPHNLRDRPTLITDIMSEETGNKEVKIAYLSGGFNWKADYVAELNNDENRISLKGWVTLQNNSGTSYKDAKLQLVAGDINQVDLNAHKDKWAGGSSQDKVMVMFTPMQQEALLDYHLYTLPHPTTLNNNQIKQVALMSADNVPVEKHYSLEETRRIYSHYNMDEEGVPLKVGVYFNFVNDKESNLGLPLPKGVLRAYKPDSKGNVLFIGEDSIDHTADKENVRVKFGDAFDVKVYAKTLEHEKVSLSLDSRKGYETTNQLTVKNVKDEPVVVEIPTNFYKNWEILNENIPHQKRSANTVIWRVKVDPKSEAVLTYKVRTSN from the coding sequence ATGAAAATTTTTACGACATGTCTTGCAAGCTGTGCAACCTTATTTATTGCAAGTATTGCTCAATCTTCAGCTCAAACCAGCGCTGAAAAGGTTAGCTCGGGCGATGCGCGAAAAGAAGTTGCCGTAACCATTTATAATGAAAATTTGGCATTGGTGCGTGAAGTTCGAGATCTTGATTTGCAAAAGGGCGTTAATCATTTTGCTTTGCGTGATGTCTCCGGCAAGATTAAGCCTGAAACGGCGATTATGACCACTAAGGACAATGCCAAACTTTATGTGATTGAGCAAAATTTCAATTTTGATCTTTTAACGCCAGACGCTTTAACTGCAAAATATGTAGGTAAGGAAGTTACCATTGTTAGGCTCAACCAAGACGGCAGTGAAAATTCAGAAAAAGCGGTCCTTCTTTCCAATAATTCCGGCCTTGTTTTAAAATATAATGACCGAATTGAAATTGGTTTACCAAAAGATGCGCGGATAAAATTTGATACCTTGCCGCACAATCTTCGCGATCGCCCAACACTCATCACCGATATTATGAGTGAAGAAACAGGCAATAAAGAAGTTAAGATTGCCTATCTTTCAGGTGGCTTTAACTGGAAAGCCGACTATGTTGCTGAGCTTAACAATGACGAAAATAGAATTTCCCTAAAAGGTTGGGTAACACTCCAAAATAATAGTGGCACATCTTATAAGGACGCGAAATTACAGTTGGTGGCTGGTGATATTAATCAAGTTGATCTTAACGCTCACAAAGATAAGTGGGCTGGAGGAAGCAGTCAGGATAAGGTAATGGTAATGTTCACACCTATGCAGCAGGAAGCGCTGCTTGACTATCATCTTTATACCTTGCCACATCCAACCACATTAAATAATAATCAAATTAAACAAGTGGCTTTAATGAGCGCAGATAATGTGCCAGTCGAAAAACATTATAGCCTTGAGGAGACTAGGCGCATATATTCTCACTATAATATGGATGAAGAAGGAGTGCCACTTAAAGTTGGGGTCTATTTTAACTTTGTAAATGATAAGGAATCCAATTTGGGTTTGCCTTTACCCAAAGGCGTATTGAGAGCCTATAAGCCTGATAGCAAAGGCAATGTACTTTTTATCGGCGAAGATAGCATTGATCACACTGCTGACAAAGAAAATGTGCGGGTGAAATTTGGCGATGCATTTGATGTTAAAGTCTATGCAAAAACCTTAGAGCACGAAAAGGTTAGCTTGAGTTTAGATTCAAGAAAAGGTTATGAAACAACAAATCAACTTACGGTTAAAAACGTTAAGGATGAGCCCGTTGTAGTTGAAATTCCAACTAATTTTTATAAAAACTGGGAAATATTAAATGAAAATATTCCTCATCAAAAACGCAGCGCCAATACTGTTATATGGCGCGTAAAAGTAGATCCCAAAAGTGAAGCTGTACTCACCTATAAGGTACGCACGAGTAATTAA
- the ispG gene encoding flavodoxin-dependent (E)-4-hydroxy-3-methylbut-2-enyl-diphosphate synthase, whose amino-acid sequence MTSQSYFSAPFPRRKSVAVRVGGVTVGGDAPVVVQSMTNTDTADIDQTVAQVAALALAGSEMVRLTVDRDESAAAVPYIRERLERLNIFVPLIGDFHYIGHKLLTDHPACAQALAKYRINPGNVGFKDKKDKQFADIVEIAIKHNKPVRIGVNWGSLDQELLTRLMDENAAQGGKLTTQQVMRETVVQSALLNGALAEEVGLSRDKIILSAKVSQVQDLIAVYTMLAARCDYALHLGLTEAGMDTKGIVASSASMGILLQQGIGDTIRISLTPKPGGDRTREVQVSQELLQVMGFRQFIPIVAACPGCGRTTSTVFQELAEKIQADIRRNMPIWREQYPGVESLNVAVMGCIVNGPGESKHADIGISLPGTGETPAAPVFVDGKKVATLRGENIAADFEKMVSEYIENRFS is encoded by the coding sequence ATGACCTCACAAAGCTATTTTTCTGCGCCTTTTCCTCGCCGTAAATCGGTTGCTGTAAGGGTTGGTGGTGTAACAGTTGGCGGTGATGCGCCGGTTGTTGTGCAATCAATGACCAATACTGATACTGCTGATATTGATCAGACCGTTGCGCAGGTCGCCGCGCTTGCTCTTGCCGGTTCTGAAATGGTGCGCCTCACCGTTGACCGTGATGAATCAGCCGCCGCAGTTCCTTATATTCGCGAACGGTTAGAGCGGCTTAATATTTTTGTACCTTTAATTGGCGATTTCCATTATATCGGCCACAAGCTTTTAACCGATCATCCTGCTTGTGCGCAAGCCTTGGCAAAATATCGTATTAACCCCGGCAATGTCGGTTTTAAAGATAAAAAAGATAAGCAATTTGCTGATATTGTTGAAATTGCTATTAAACACAACAAGCCCGTGCGCATTGGCGTTAATTGGGGTTCATTAGATCAAGAATTATTAACCCGCCTTATGGATGAAAATGCAGCTCAAGGTGGAAAACTCACAACCCAGCAAGTGATGCGCGAAACTGTGGTGCAATCGGCACTGTTAAATGGGGCACTCGCCGAAGAAGTAGGACTTAGCCGCGACAAGATTATTTTATCGGCAAAAGTAAGCCAAGTGCAAGATTTGATTGCCGTTTATACGATGCTTGCAGCACGTTGTGATTATGCTTTGCACCTTGGTTTGACTGAAGCAGGTATGGACACGAAGGGCATAGTTGCCTCATCTGCGTCAATGGGAATTTTGTTGCAACAAGGCATTGGTGATACTATTCGTATTTCATTAACGCCAAAACCGGGCGGTGATCGCACCCGTGAAGTGCAAGTGAGCCAAGAACTTTTGCAAGTTATGGGCTTTCGTCAATTCATTCCAATTGTTGCCGCTTGCCCTGGCTGTGGGCGCACAACCTCAACCGTCTTTCAAGAATTGGCGGAAAAAATCCAAGCCGATATTCGCCGCAATATGCCAATTTGGCGCGAGCAATATCCAGGGGTTGAATCTTTAAATGTTGCGGTTATGGGCTGTATCGTTAATGGACCAGGTGAATCAAAGCACGCCGATATTGGCATTTCACTGCCTGGTACCGGTGAAACACCGGCAGCACCGGTTTTCGTAGATGGCAAAAAAGTTGCGACCTTGCGCGGTGAAAACATTGCAGCAGACTTTGAAAAAATGGTGTCTGAATATATTGAAAACCGTTTTAGTTAA
- the grpE gene encoding nucleotide exchange factor GrpE — protein MSDEKYVDENIENARDLRNPKDRDELRQAADDFLKTRKAEERMEIEDEEGVITARNIDLLQDENASLKDQLLRVAAEMENLRRRTARDVNDAKTYAVANFARDMLAVSDNLGRALTAIPADAREGDANLSNLAEGVEMTERLMQTTMERYGITKAGEIGDRFDPNFHQAMFEVPDPSQPANTIAQIIQDGYVIGERVLRPALVGVTTGGPKDVPVSEK, from the coding sequence ATGTCTGACGAAAAATACGTTGACGAGAACATTGAAAACGCTCGTGATTTAAGAAATCCAAAGGATCGCGATGAGCTTAGGCAAGCTGCCGATGACTTTTTAAAGACACGCAAGGCTGAAGAACGCATGGAAATTGAAGATGAAGAAGGTGTTATCACTGCACGCAATATTGATTTGCTGCAAGATGAGAACGCATCTTTAAAAGACCAATTATTGCGTGTTGCTGCTGAAATGGAAAATTTGCGCCGCCGCACTGCGCGCGATGTAAATGATGCAAAAACCTATGCGGTTGCAAATTTTGCACGTGACATGCTTGCCGTGTCCGATAATCTTGGTCGTGCATTAACTGCGATTCCAGCTGATGCCCGCGAAGGCGATGCTAATTTGAGCAATCTTGCAGAAGGCGTTGAAATGACGGAACGCTTGATGCAGACCACTATGGAGCGTTATGGTATTACCAAAGCTGGTGAAATTGGTGATCGATTTGATCCAAACTTCCATCAAGCAATGTTTGAAGTGCCAGATCCATCACAGCCAGCAAATACCATTGCTCAAATCATTCAAGATGGTTATGTGATTGGTGAACGTGTATTGCGCCCGGCATTAGTTGGCGTAACAACCGGTGGGCCGAAAGATGTGCCAGTCAGTGAAAAATAG
- a CDS encoding lysozyme inhibitor LprI family protein: MSKIIYGLLAVLFGLTMFSSSKSAHADALYDKCLDDKADGTNFDWSTCGAVYLKRIDNDLNITWRKIIDSYQSHPNGETIKKQLIDQQRLWITFKEQSCQPFFDGFRGREGQVMHFFGCRGAIVEDRIAQLKQFYCNDGATCHFSDYEIDDLLSDIEISDRELNKAYQFIRKRLEDIFSDTENDEYYKQFNPPAISLRNEQRAWVEFKDKACLFMNDLNPDVASPKPIFRINRCKDLITRHRQEELSFYCDMADCFLPNKPAIKDNQWEIGCDQSYSCTAVGHGGESFSSLPNYIVIKWQYHSTKPAEIRFMLYLSEAQHNDEPKKDKIEMQYQAYAYFDDKKKGDISAFLQNQPTAEDNQGSFNINVKNDHIENIMHHLLHDKVLNFGLINAKDSKVALNLKSFQNFYQDTKDYVDFFYPNQVVSLPKVKAYRLFIDDINVKTPESLLPPPDEDACNRNIWSDVIFHASNGDHFYAMCDNTGAYNGSYTILQPKDNYKPYPTEKIDNQDRRNEFYNSFGLEKPTMTFTDFPKGRALGDCGIITDYSYTPDGFRRTKVTRMDTCAGIDWQDWPVVYNLDVEEIRQ, translated from the coding sequence ATGTCAAAAATTATTTATGGCTTATTGGCTGTACTGTTTGGCTTAACCATGTTTTCTAGTTCTAAAAGTGCCCATGCTGATGCGCTTTATGACAAATGCCTAGATGATAAGGCAGATGGAACCAATTTTGATTGGTCGACTTGTGGGGCAGTTTATCTCAAGCGTATAGATAATGATCTAAATATTACATGGCGTAAAATAATCGATAGCTATCAAAGCCACCCCAATGGCGAAACAATCAAAAAGCAGCTCATAGATCAACAACGCTTGTGGATTACGTTTAAAGAGCAGTCCTGCCAGCCTTTTTTTGACGGCTTTCGTGGCCGTGAAGGACAGGTAATGCATTTTTTTGGTTGCCGCGGCGCGATTGTTGAGGATCGCATAGCTCAATTGAAGCAGTTTTATTGTAATGACGGTGCTACTTGTCATTTTTCCGACTATGAAATTGATGACCTTCTATCCGACATTGAAATATCCGATCGCGAGCTTAATAAGGCCTATCAATTTATTAGAAAACGGCTAGAAGACATTTTTTCAGACACAGAAAATGATGAGTATTACAAGCAATTTAATCCGCCTGCCATATCATTGCGCAATGAGCAGCGCGCTTGGGTAGAATTTAAAGACAAAGCTTGCCTTTTTATGAATGATCTTAACCCTGATGTAGCAAGCCCAAAGCCAATTTTTCGTATTAACCGTTGTAAAGATTTAATAACCCGTCATCGGCAAGAGGAACTGAGTTTTTATTGTGATATGGCCGATTGTTTTTTACCCAATAAGCCAGCCATTAAAGATAACCAATGGGAAATTGGCTGCGATCAAAGCTATAGTTGCACTGCAGTTGGACATGGTGGTGAAAGCTTTTCAAGCCTACCCAACTACATTGTTATAAAATGGCAATATCATAGTACAAAGCCGGCTGAAATACGCTTTATGCTTTACTTAAGTGAGGCTCAACACAATGATGAGCCTAAAAAAGATAAAATTGAAATGCAATATCAAGCCTATGCTTATTTTGATGATAAGAAAAAGGGCGATATTTCAGCTTTTTTACAAAACCAACCCACGGCGGAGGATAATCAAGGATCATTCAATATTAATGTAAAAAATGACCATATCGAAAATATAATGCATCATCTACTGCATGACAAAGTGCTTAATTTTGGCCTAATCAACGCAAAAGACAGTAAAGTTGCATTAAACTTGAAAAGCTTTCAAAACTTTTATCAAGATACTAAGGATTACGTCGATTTTTTCTATCCCAATCAAGTGGTAAGCCTGCCAAAGGTAAAGGCCTATCGTCTCTTTATTGATGATATTAATGTTAAAACGCCTGAATCCTTATTGCCACCTCCTGACGAAGACGCCTGCAACCGCAATATATGGTCAGATGTTATTTTTCATGCGAGCAATGGCGATCACTTTTATGCAATGTGCGACAATACGGGTGCATATAATGGCTCTTACACAATTTTGCAGCCTAAAGATAATTATAAACCCTATCCTACGGAAAAAATAGATAATCAAGATAGGCGGAATGAATTTTATAATTCTTTTGGGTTAGAAAAACCAACCATGACCTTTACCGACTTTCCAAAAGGCAGAGCACTTGGAGATTGTGGTATAATCACTGACTATAGCTATACGCCCGATGGATTTCGCCGAACAAAAGTAACGCGTATGGACACTTGCGCAGGTATTGATTGGCAAGATTGGCCGGTTGTTTATAATCTTGATGTCGAGGAAATAAGGCAATAG